CCCGGCAGTTGCTCACGCGCGGATCGTTCTTGAACCAGACTGGATGCGCGGTGCCGCCCCACGGCACCGCGATCGCGGTCTCGTGCTGGCCGGGCACAACGACGTCGGCGCGCGCGGTGACGTCCCATTCGACGAACTTGTTCTGCTCGAGGTAGTACCAGTTCGCCTTGAGGATGGTGAAAATCGTCTGCGTCGAGGCGTAGGTCGGAAAGCCCTTCCAGAACACCAGGATGTCGAGGGTGTCGAGGCCCGGCGTTTCCAGGCAAATGTTGGCGGCGATTTCGCCGGTAGTGTACATCTGCGCGAGGTTCGGCGACAGCAGCAGGCCTTTCTCGGCGAACTTGGCGCCCCAGCGCTCCTGCGCATGCAGGACCCAGTCCTGTTCGCCCGTCGTGTCGGTGTAGTGGCATCCAGCCTGCAGCGCGGCCTCCACGACCTCCGATCCATGCTTGATGAACGGGCCGACCATGTTGCTGACGACCCTGGCGCCCTTGAACAGTTTTGTCAGCGCCTCGACCGTATGCTCCACGCCCACGACTTCGTAGTCGGCGGTCTCGATGCCTGGAATCTTCTCCACCACCGCCTTCACCTTGGCGGCATCGCGGCCTGCCGCAATGAAGGGGATGTTGTACTCGCGCAGATACTCGCAGACCAGACGGCCGGTATAGCCGGACACGCCGTAGACGACGACGGG
The Bradyrhizobium sp. KBS0727 genome window above contains:
- a CDS encoding DUF5938 domain-containing protein codes for the protein MSEKKPVVVYGVSGYTGRLVCEYLREYNIPFIAAGRDAAKVKAVVEKIPGIETADYEVVGVEHTVEALTKLFKGARVVSNMVGPFIKHGSEVVEAALQAGCHYTDTTGEQDWVLHAQERWGAKFAEKGLLLSPNLAQMYTTGEIAANICLETPGLDTLDILVFWKGFPTYASTQTIFTILKANWYYLEQNKFVEWDVTARADVVVPGQHETAIAVPWGGTAHPVWFKNDPRVSNCRVLGGVLSRPVMEGVVQTTQMVKEKIKPLPPAEQEKALADIAATLQASMPPRENPRVNTSIDSVYASGPLGHAHCVIHGNCNYKQTGMLQAYAAFALLQQPPKRTGFASGCQAFGYRELLGQLRSFGLVSKPIVTVHD